A section of the Methanoregula formicica SMSP genome encodes:
- a CDS encoding HepT-like ribonuclease domain-containing protein: protein MSRDDAYLLDLLLMAKDAHEFTKNQTRESFLSDRKGQYAVIRCLEVIGEVSKRLSPETIRRFSSIEWSSMARMRDMLIHSYGKVDLDEIWDTVKEDIPHLIATLEPCIDEFERQ, encoded by the coding sequence ATGTCGCGTGACGATGCCTATCTTCTCGACCTTCTCCTTATGGCAAAGGACGCACACGAGTTCACGAAGAACCAGACCCGGGAATCCTTTCTTTCGGATCGGAAGGGCCAGTACGCAGTTATCCGGTGCCTCGAAGTGATCGGGGAAGTATCGAAGCGGCTCTCCCCGGAGACAATACGCCGGTTCTCGTCAATCGAATGGTCATCTATGGCACGGATGCGGGACATGCTCATTCATTCCTATGGCAAAGTGGATCTTGACGAGATCTGGGACACGGTTAAAGAGGACATCCCGCATCTCATCGCAACGCTTGAACCATGTATCGATGAATTTGAGCGTCAGTAA
- a CDS encoding HepT-like ribonuclease domain-containing protein, with protein MRDDMGRLPDIIEAIGRIFRVSCKGRDYFYDDEMAQVWVVHHLRILGEAVRGLSPEFRNANPGIPWSDIIGMRNIPVHHYFGIDRGMLSGKLLNMTCRY; from the coding sequence ATGAGAGACGACATGGGAAGATTGCCGGACATTATCGAGGCAATCGGCCGGATTTTCCGGGTCTCTTGTAAGGGCAGGGATTATTTCTACGATGATGAAATGGCTCAGGTCTGGGTGGTCCATCATCTCCGGATCCTTGGGGAAGCGGTGAGGGGGCTTTCACCGGAATTCAGGAATGCGAACCCGGGTATTCCCTGGTCCGACATCATCGGCATGAGAAACATTCCCGTGCATCACTATTTCGGCATCGACCGGGGGATGCTGTCGGGAAAGTTGTTGAACATGACCTGCCGGTATTAA
- a CDS encoding type II toxin-antitoxin system HicB family antitoxin, giving the protein MANYHFTVTIWEEDGVYVSKCVELEVASCGDTPKEALENIREAIDLYLKNAREYDMIGDIEPSISSPEKFTSVIEVEA; this is encoded by the coding sequence ATGGCAAATTATCATTTTACGGTCACCATCTGGGAAGAAGATGGTGTGTATGTATCAAAGTGCGTTGAACTGGAAGTGGCGAGCTGTGGCGATACCCCCAAAGAAGCACTCGAAAATATCCGGGAGGCGATCGATCTCTACCTGAAAAATGCACGCGAATACGATATGATCGGGGATATCGAACCTTCCATCTCGTCCCCGGAAAAATTTACCTCCGTTATTGAGGTCGAGGCGTGA
- a CDS encoding HDIG domain-containing metalloprotein: MDRQACIALIRGHIKDEHLVRHCLATGAVMKHAARHLREDEARWERIGILHDIDFEEISGDMQRHGAAGAEILVKEGINPTETEIIRRHNHLLHQGSYTQPVEIVLQAADSVSGLVIACGLVKGGNLSDVSAKTITKKSKEKSFAAGCDRDRIALVAPEIPLPEFYAIALAGLMEIREELGLR, from the coding sequence ATGGACCGACAGGCTTGTATCGCCCTTATCAGGGGCCATATCAAAGACGAACACCTCGTACGGCACTGTCTTGCAACCGGTGCTGTCATGAAACACGCAGCCCGGCATCTCAGGGAAGACGAAGCCCGATGGGAGCGGATCGGTATCCTGCACGATATCGATTTTGAAGAAATCAGCGGCGACATGCAAAGGCATGGTGCAGCTGGTGCAGAAATCCTTGTGAAAGAAGGAATCAACCCGACAGAAACGGAGATCATCCGCAGGCACAACCACCTGCTGCACCAGGGGTCTTACACCCAGCCGGTGGAGATCGTGCTGCAGGCAGCCGACAGCGTTTCGGGGCTCGTGATTGCGTGCGGGCTTGTCAAGGGTGGCAATCTCTCGGATGTCTCTGCCAAGACCATAACCAAAAAATCAAAAGAGAAGTCGTTTGCAGCCGGGTGCGACCGTGACCGGATCGCGCTTGTTGCACCGGAGATTCCGTTGCCGGAGTTCTACGCGATTGCTCTGGCAGGGCTGATGGAGATCCGGGAAGAACTGGGATTGAGGTGA
- a CDS encoding type II toxin-antitoxin system HicB family antitoxin has protein sequence MYKYAIEIFYSEDDEGYIAVVPELPGCSAYGESEEQALREIKTAIDLWLTTARSMRREIPEPQGREVLRDLLDERSRQNATSCE, from the coding sequence GTGTATAAATATGCAATAGAGATCTTCTACAGCGAAGATGATGAGGGGTATATTGCGGTGGTACCGGAATTGCCCGGCTGCTCGGCATATGGTGAAAGCGAAGAACAGGCATTACGGGAGATCAAGACCGCGATAGATCTCTGGCTGACAACTGCCCGGAGCATGAGACGTGAGATCCCGGAGCCGCAGGGCAGGGAAGTATTGCGCGATCTCCTGGACGAGCGTTCGCGGCAGAACGCTACTTCATGCGAGTGA
- the priL gene encoding DNA primase regulatory subunit PriL: protein MEYSPSAKELSHFPFLKKAQDHVKGRFASLDAVLKDKRGEALVDRALARVKDAITPKKTFTPNVSGTPEEEIAAYALARIIVSCVNDRQMIDRLTRYEAERAYYFLVHEEDWNQSYRQEDGEYSRLCIVLAEELGIRITQDKMPFLDYVEMVAPLHEDRFHLVNRRVEHGFVTIREEERYELVRERVRSLLRRDLPHKVPASLCEQISPKVAQIKKAYQEQMLEQFGAVEESAFPPCMQALIKALTGGVNLTHAGRFSLTSFLHTIGLDVNGIAAMYARSPDFDPEKTMYQVEHITGRGGSGTEYTAPACAAMRTTGLCVHQDHLCEKVNHPLSYYRSKKRDLAKSRPKKAEGKTADKPPPPST, encoded by the coding sequence ATGGAGTATTCCCCATCGGCAAAGGAACTCTCCCATTTCCCTTTTTTAAAAAAAGCCCAGGATCATGTCAAGGGACGCTTTGCCTCGCTTGACGCTGTACTGAAAGACAAGCGCGGTGAAGCCCTGGTTGACCGTGCCCTTGCCCGGGTAAAGGACGCGATCACTCCTAAAAAGACATTCACTCCCAACGTATCCGGGACGCCGGAGGAGGAGATCGCGGCATACGCCCTTGCCCGGATCATCGTTTCCTGCGTCAATGACCGGCAGATGATCGACCGGTTGACCCGGTATGAGGCTGAGCGGGCATATTATTTCCTTGTCCACGAAGAGGACTGGAACCAGAGCTACAGGCAGGAAGACGGCGAATACTCGCGGCTCTGTATCGTGCTTGCAGAAGAACTGGGGATCCGGATCACGCAGGACAAGATGCCTTTTCTCGATTATGTGGAGATGGTGGCACCGCTCCACGAGGACCGGTTCCACCTCGTCAACCGGCGGGTTGAACACGGCTTTGTCACGATCAGGGAAGAGGAGCGGTACGAGCTGGTGCGGGAACGTGTCCGCAGTCTCCTGCGGCGGGATCTTCCCCACAAGGTGCCGGCATCGCTCTGCGAACAGATCTCCCCGAAGGTTGCCCAGATCAAGAAAGCCTACCAGGAGCAGATGCTCGAACAGTTCGGCGCCGTGGAAGAGAGTGCCTTCCCGCCGTGCATGCAGGCGCTCATCAAGGCCCTGACCGGGGGCGTCAACCTGACACATGCGGGCCGGTTCTCGCTCACCTCGTTCCTCCACACCATCGGCTTGGACGTGAACGGGATCGCCGCGATGTATGCCCGCTCGCCGGACTTCGACCCGGAAAAGACGATGTACCAGGTGGAGCACATCACTGGCCGGGGGGGTTCCGGGACAGAATATACCGCACCGGCCTGTGCAGCTATGCGGACGACCGGCCTCTGCGTGCATCAGGATCATCTTTGCGAGAAAGTGAATCACCCGCTCAGTTATTACCGGTCAAAGAAGCGGGATCTCGCAAAGAGCAGACCGAAAAAAGCGGAAGGAAAGACAGCGGACAAACCGCCGCCGCCATCTACGTGA
- a CDS encoding nucleotidyltransferase family protein, with protein MTSRDEILDLLKSLKSDLTVRYKVRSIGVFGSFARKEARSDSDVDILVDFNEGADLFDLIGLSDYLEEKIGRHVDLATPRALRPEIRDGIYRDVVYA; from the coding sequence ATGACAAGCCGGGACGAAATTCTCGATCTGCTCAAATCCTTAAAAAGCGATCTTACCGTACGGTATAAAGTCCGCAGCATCGGTGTATTCGGCTCATTTGCCCGGAAAGAGGCACGCTCTGACAGCGATGTGGACATCCTTGTCGATTTTAATGAGGGTGCAGATCTCTTCGATCTCATCGGACTTTCAGATTATCTTGAAGAAAAGATCGGGAGGCACGTGGATCTTGCTACCCCCCGGGCACTCCGGCCGGAGATTCGTGACGGAATTTACCGGGATGTCGTGTACGCATGA
- a CDS encoding Tfx family DNA-binding protein, translating to MLKKNSILTNRQKEVLRYRRDGLAQWQVAQILNVSESAISVVERAAKKNIRLAKKTLDAFYTMDARFFCTIKEGANLFEAIVMIADEANKAGFTITADPVELVRQLRTENPECINDQAVRGYIKVFIRDNGQVYFECFYE from the coding sequence ATGTTGAAGAAAAATTCCATTCTCACAAACCGGCAAAAAGAGGTATTGCGATACCGGAGAGACGGGCTGGCGCAGTGGCAGGTTGCACAGATCCTCAATGTTTCGGAATCGGCCATCTCCGTAGTTGAAAGAGCTGCGAAGAAAAATATCCGGCTTGCCAAAAAGACCCTGGATGCTTTCTATACCATGGATGCCCGCTTTTTCTGCACGATAAAAGAGGGTGCAAACCTCTTCGAAGCGATCGTCATGATTGCAGATGAAGCTAATAAGGCCGGCTTTACGATAACCGCCGATCCGGTTGAACTTGTCCGGCAGCTGCGTACGGAGAACCCGGAATGCATAAATGACCAGGCCGTCAGGGGATACATCAAAGTGTTTATCCGGGACAACGGGCAGGTTTACTTCGAATGTTTTTATGAATGA
- a CDS encoding HEPN domain-containing protein has translation MKYRFEECLERGKIVKIPVDPALVEKERQEAAADLMAAEHSLSQNQVKWAIIQGYYSLFHALRSRVFAKGYREKSHRCLRFAVEALLVDEGELGPEVLDHFSFAMDLREGADYGCIYNAESAGIVVASARTVYEMISTE, from the coding sequence GTGAAGTACCGGTTTGAGGAATGTCTCGAACGGGGAAAGATCGTAAAAATCCCGGTCGATCCCGCGCTGGTCGAAAAAGAACGCCAGGAAGCAGCGGCGGATCTTATGGCGGCTGAACATTCACTCAGCCAGAACCAGGTGAAGTGGGCGATCATCCAGGGATATTATTCACTCTTCCACGCGCTGAGATCCCGGGTATTTGCCAAAGGTTACCGGGAAAAGAGCCACCGGTGCCTCAGGTTCGCGGTCGAGGCACTGCTGGTCGATGAGGGTGAACTCGGGCCGGAGGTACTGGACCATTTTTCCTTTGCCATGGATCTCCGTGAGGGGGCCGATTATGGTTGCATCTATAATGCCGAGTCCGCCGGAATTGTCGTCGCGTCGGCACGAACGGTGTATGAGATGATCAGTACGGAATAA
- a CDS encoding antitoxin AF2212-like protein produces the protein MSAIKTNAVYKEGTLILEDRVNLPEHARVEVVIRKKFSDFVKKFGEPEAKEDIDTILAKNRRRIRDA, from the coding sequence GTGTCTGCGATCAAAACGAATGCCGTGTATAAAGAAGGGACGCTCATACTTGAGGATCGCGTGAACCTTCCGGAACATGCCCGGGTAGAAGTTGTGATCCGGAAAAAATTTTCTGATTTTGTAAAAAAATTCGGTGAACCGGAGGCTAAAGAGGATATTGATACTATCCTTGCGAAGAACCGGAGACGAATACGGGATGCCTGA
- a CDS encoding nucleotidyltransferase family protein encodes MATEADLLALLIRDRQEIPALADRRGARNIRLFGSVARNEARADRDIDLLIDPDPGRSLLDAGGLAMDLSALLGHPVDVVTEAGLRDRIRPQVLQEARAL; translated from the coding sequence ATGGCCACGGAAGCCGATCTTTTGGCACTCCTTATCCGGGACCGGCAGGAGATCCCCGCTCTTGCAGACCGGAGGGGTGCGAGGAATATCCGGTTATTCGGTTCTGTTGCCCGGAACGAAGCACGGGCTGACCGTGACATCGATCTCCTGATCGATCCGGACCCTGGCAGGAGTCTTCTCGATGCCGGGGGCCTGGCCATGGATCTCTCTGCACTGCTTGGCCACCCGGTGGATGTTGTTACAGAAGCCGGGCTTCGGGATCGGATCCGTCCGCAGGTTTTACAGGAAGCGCGGGCATTATGA
- a CDS encoding ATP-binding protein translates to MQILSTGILKNLAILGGWGIGKTSLLRTFKHRAEHRNCAATIIELGESTDSFIALFETITRSLAKDATPMSGAAVKIREFLEGLSLSVNYGPVGISYSDKKKVNPDMFRFKEDLISISGTLDVPYLIMLDNAEQLLAIKGAIFELRNIFQMIQSADGIRCMLILSGKETLFADMRSASEPAVRFFWGIDLGPFSREETYEAITKPLTGTGIVFEDACMDRIFELTRGHPYFVQVFAYNLFSSKTGVRITVADLEQNFSRILAYLGKRLFESIYSRTSQNERKILQAFVLSHKDLLSNTEIAELSGVKSVNIYLKNLSGSPAPLLSRVERGKYSLFHPLFAEYLKNIRS, encoded by the coding sequence TTGCAGATACTATCGACGGGAATTTTAAAGAATCTGGCCATCCTTGGGGGATGGGGGATCGGAAAGACCTCGCTGTTACGGACATTCAAGCATCGTGCGGAGCACAGGAATTGTGCCGCGACAATCATTGAACTGGGTGAATCTACCGATTCATTCATCGCGCTTTTTGAGACGATAACCCGGAGCCTTGCAAAGGATGCAACCCCGATGAGCGGAGCGGCAGTGAAAATCCGGGAGTTTCTTGAGGGGCTTTCCCTGAGTGTAAACTACGGACCCGTCGGGATATCCTATTCGGATAAGAAGAAAGTAAACCCGGACATGTTCCGGTTCAAAGAAGATCTCATCTCTATATCCGGTACGCTTGATGTTCCCTACCTGATTATGCTGGATAATGCAGAGCAGCTGCTTGCGATCAAGGGCGCCATATTTGAACTGCGGAATATCTTCCAGATGATCCAGTCTGCCGATGGTATACGATGCATGCTGATCCTCTCGGGTAAAGAGACCTTGTTTGCCGATATGCGTTCGGCATCCGAACCGGCGGTGCGTTTTTTCTGGGGGATTGATCTTGGTCCGTTCTCGCGGGAAGAAACTTACGAGGCGATAACCAAACCGCTTACCGGTACCGGTATTGTTTTCGAGGATGCCTGTATGGACAGAATTTTCGAGCTTACCCGGGGACATCCCTATTTTGTGCAGGTTTTTGCCTATAATCTTTTTTCCTCCAAGACCGGGGTCCGGATCACTGTTGCGGATCTGGAACAGAACTTTTCCCGGATTCTTGCATATCTGGGGAAGAGATTATTCGAAAGTATTTATTCCCGGACAAGCCAGAACGAGCGGAAGATCCTCCAGGCTTTTGTTTTGTCCCATAAGGATTTGTTGAGTAATACGGAGATCGCAGAATTGAGCGGTGTGAAAAGCGTGAATATCTACTTAAAGAACCTGAGTGGTTCCCCTGCACCATTGCTGTCCAGGGTTGAGCGGGGAAAATATTCGTTGTTTCACCCGCTTTTTGCGGAATACCTGAAGAATATCCGGAGTTGA
- a CDS encoding nucleotidyltransferase domain-containing protein: MNMLETPSFEILTFLGRNYRNAYYVRELARILPLSIGAASGYLRILEEHGLVTSERKGRTLLFRADIAHPLVRESKILATLIELSPLIAAGEGLVTRMILFGSCATGEDTADSDIDLYIETANRPEVSDLISRYGDTISRKISPVLVSPEEAQQLRTRDRPFFERIRTGKLLAGEMP; the protein is encoded by the coding sequence ATGAACATGTTGGAAACTCCCTCTTTTGAAATACTCACGTTTCTTGGCCGGAATTATCGCAACGCATACTATGTCCGCGAGCTCGCCAGGATCCTCCCGCTGAGCATTGGTGCTGCAAGCGGGTATCTCCGGATACTGGAAGAACACGGTCTCGTGACAAGCGAACGGAAAGGAAGAACGCTCCTGTTCCGGGCAGATATCGCCCATCCGCTCGTACGGGAATCAAAGATCCTTGCAACCCTGATAGAACTGTCACCTCTCATCGCTGCCGGAGAGGGACTCGTGACACGGATGATCCTGTTCGGGAGTTGCGCTACCGGGGAAGATACCGCAGACAGCGATATCGATCTCTATATCGAAACTGCCAACCGCCCGGAAGTATCCGACCTCATCTCCCGGTACGGCGACACCATTTCCCGGAAAATCTCTCCGGTTCTCGTATCGCCGGAAGAGGCGCAGCAGCTCCGCACCCGCGACCGCCCGTTCTTCGAAAGGATACGTACAGGAAAACTTCTTGCAGGTGAGATGCCGTGA
- a CDS encoding HepT-like ribonuclease domain-containing protein: MLQRKPASLPGGWSSSAFLSNDEKIFAVTRALEIIGEAAKHVPESVQKEYPEIPWRAIAGTRDKLIHAYFDVHVRHLWTTVEQDLPALKTGLKRILRDLRNKGSRE, from the coding sequence ATGCTGCAGAGAAAGCCTGCGAGTTTACCCGGGGGATGGAGCTCTTCCGCATTCCTCAGCAATGATGAGAAGATATTTGCAGTCACCCGGGCACTTGAGATCATCGGCGAGGCGGCAAAACATGTCCCGGAATCTGTCCAGAAAGAATACCCGGAAATACCCTGGCGGGCTATTGCCGGGACCAGGGACAAGCTGATCCATGCCTATTTTGATGTCCATGTCCGGCACTTATGGACTACTGTCGAACAGGATCTTCCTGCCCTGAAGACCGGACTCAAACGGATACTCCGGGACCTTCGGAACAAGGGCTCGCGGGAATAA
- a CDS encoding type II toxin-antitoxin system HicA family toxin, whose product MKKISPTDWKTQVRVFEKSGCTFIRQSGDHLIFHHPSAKRAVVIPRYDEVPVTIILNNMKTIGMTREEYLRRIQE is encoded by the coding sequence ATGAAAAAAATTTCCCCAACAGACTGGAAAACACAGGTACGGGTATTTGAAAAATCAGGATGCACATTTATTCGCCAGAGCGGCGATCATTTGATCTTCCACCATCCCTCTGCAAAACGGGCAGTCGTGATTCCCCGGTATGATGAAGTCCCTGTTACGATCATCCTCAATAATATGAAAACTATCGGCATGACGCGGGAAGAATATCTCCGGCGGATTCAGGAATAA
- a CDS encoding nucleotidyltransferase family protein has protein sequence MKKTVPNSLTKRSLEEMKALLRQRLPELRQMYGITSLEIFGSWVRGEQTKRSDLDILVEFDPARKISLFDLVSLEQDLSSYLAIPIDLVEKSAVKPALRNRIISEAVSL, from the coding sequence ATGAAAAAGACGGTACCGAACTCCCTGACAAAGAGATCCCTGGAAGAGATGAAGGCCCTTCTCCGCCAGAGGTTGCCGGAACTCCGGCAAATGTACGGGATCACCTCCCTTGAGATTTTTGGTTCCTGGGTACGGGGCGAGCAGACCAAAAGAAGCGATCTGGATATTCTTGTGGAGTTCGATCCTGCGCGGAAGATCTCGCTCTTCGATCTTGTTTCCCTTGAGCAGGATTTGTCATCCTATCTTGCTATCCCGATCGATCTGGTTGAAAAAAGTGCTGTCAAGCCGGCCCTCCGCAATCGTATCATCAGTGAGGCAGTCTCTCTATGA
- a CDS encoding DUF7557 family protein has protein sequence MQAASSIYIREDLKTQLNTLKRHPKESYNDVIERLVNLAVDDEPLSADAIRGLEEGLHDIKAGNLIPEEEIRKKYGAE, from the coding sequence ATGCAGGCTGCAAGTTCCATTTACATCCGGGAAGATCTCAAAACCCAGCTGAACACCCTGAAACGTCACCCGAAAGAATCGTACAATGACGTTATTGAACGCCTGGTGAATCTTGCTGTTGACGATGAACCGCTCAGTGCCGATGCTATCCGGGGTCTGGAAGAAGGTCTCCATGATATCAAAGCGGGAAACCTGATCCCTGAAGAGGAAATCCGGAAGAAATACGGTGCTGAATGA
- a CDS encoding type II toxin-antitoxin system HicB family antitoxin: protein MRNLITTAEIWKEGGMYTSYCPELDIASCGHTPEEARKNLLEVIAIQLEETEKLGTLDDLLSESGYTRDGDVIKTGKKIVCFEEIRVPVSIQ, encoded by the coding sequence ATGCGGAATCTCATCACCACTGCCGAAATCTGGAAAGAGGGGGGCATGTATACGTCCTATTGCCCGGAGCTCGATATCGCCAGCTGCGGTCACACACCGGAAGAAGCGCGTAAGAACTTACTGGAAGTCATCGCTATTCAGCTGGAAGAAACGGAAAAACTGGGAACTCTTGATGATCTGCTCAGCGAATCCGGGTATACCCGGGACGGGGATGTGATCAAGACCGGCAAAAAGATCGTTTGCTTTGAAGAGATCCGGGTCCCGGTCTCAATACAATAA
- a CDS encoding type II toxin-antitoxin system RelE family toxin translates to MGFTVVAGPKARAFIDLLPVKDQQIIVTTLDRLAAGPWPGKGGDKEKLVLPGGIISYRIHVGRRYTAFYTIDKEAKRVLVHFVMTIEQAHKKYGR, encoded by the coding sequence TTGGGTTTTACCGTGGTTGCCGGGCCAAAAGCCCGGGCGTTTATCGATCTCCTGCCCGTAAAAGATCAACAGATCATCGTTACCACTCTTGACCGGCTGGCAGCCGGTCCCTGGCCGGGGAAAGGCGGCGATAAAGAGAAACTCGTACTACCCGGGGGAATCATCTCGTACCGGATACACGTTGGCAGAAGGTATACGGCATTCTATACAATTGACAAAGAAGCAAAACGGGTCCTGGTTCATTTTGTGATGACCATCGAGCAGGCCCATAAGAAATACGGGCGCTGA
- a CDS encoding type II toxin-antitoxin system VapC family toxin, which produces MPEFSSCVIDTSVIIKALFSPSRKNAGVTYSRELKTHHSCIALLAALDDHGIEVILPRCGLIEIAAVSIRLSNSHNSKDICNEVENSYTLVPEDRVYETAMTIALDEGCPGFDTYFLALAELKSVPLFTDDAGMFRICQRRSIAAWLIRDLDPESLFTR; this is translated from the coding sequence ATGCCTGAGTTTTCTTCCTGTGTTATCGATACCTCCGTTATCATCAAGGCACTCTTCTCCCCGTCACGAAAGAATGCGGGCGTTACCTATTCTAGGGAATTAAAAACTCATCACTCTTGTATCGCATTGCTTGCTGCTCTTGATGACCACGGGATAGAAGTGATCCTTCCCCGCTGCGGCCTTATCGAGATTGCTGCGGTATCCATAAGGCTTTCCAATTCTCACAATTCCAAGGATATCTGTAATGAAGTGGAAAACAGCTACACGCTTGTCCCGGAAGATCGTGTTTACGAGACTGCGATGACCATTGCTCTTGATGAAGGATGTCCAGGTTTTGATACCTATTTTCTTGCGCTTGCCGAGCTGAAGTCGGTTCCATTGTTTACTGACGATGCGGGGATGTTCCGGATCTGCCAGCGGAGATCGATTGCTGCCTGGCTGATCCGGGATCTTGATCCGGAATCGCTTTTTACCAGATGA
- a CDS encoding PIN domain-containing protein, whose product MERDKERIRIVIDTNVLIGALIKDNSFKARIVKDRHFDFFFPDYGHIEIEKFRDYISTKRGKVPAAPSFDYAITFLLDSVTTVPRQLYKDQVQRAYKEMAAIDPKDTPFLALALHLESPIWSDDTHLKRQTLVPCYTTGEISRLSER is encoded by the coding sequence ATGGAACGGGACAAAGAAAGAATTCGGATTGTAATCGATACCAACGTCCTGATAGGGGCTCTCATTAAGGACAATTCATTCAAAGCCAGGATAGTAAAAGACCGGCATTTTGATTTTTTCTTCCCTGATTACGGACACATTGAGATCGAAAAATTCCGGGATTATATCAGTACGAAACGCGGGAAAGTCCCTGCTGCTCCTTCCTTCGATTATGCCATAACGTTCCTGCTCGACTCGGTTACTACGGTTCCCCGGCAGTTATACAAGGATCAGGTCCAGCGGGCATACAAAGAGATGGCTGCAATCGATCCCAAGGACACGCCGTTTCTGGCACTGGCCCTCCACCTTGAAAGCCCGATCTGGTCGGACGATACCCACCTGAAGCGGCAGACACTTGTCCCTTGTTACACGACGGGGGAGATCTCCAGGCTTTCTGAAAGATGA
- a CDS encoding type II toxin-antitoxin system RelE family toxin, giving the protein MSPYRVQYTHRADRDLEKLPREIARKVVSAIHQIRDDPYQFIKKMKASNPDHPVYSLRVRRDVRALLSIHDDLLIIHVLEIEHRKQAYRDF; this is encoded by the coding sequence ATGAGCCCGTACAGAGTACAGTACACCCATCGTGCAGACCGGGATCTGGAAAAATTACCCCGGGAGATTGCCCGGAAGGTTGTCAGTGCGATTCACCAGATACGGGATGACCCGTACCAGTTCATCAAAAAAATGAAGGCGTCAAACCCGGATCATCCGGTGTATTCACTCCGTGTCAGAAGAGACGTTCGTGCACTGCTCTCAATCCATGATGACCTCCTGATTATTCATGTTCTTGAAATCGAACACAGGAAACAGGCATACCGGGATTTCTAA
- a CDS encoding HepT-like ribonuclease domain-containing protein has product MREYRLLLEDILKAAEDIRNFTQGISMEHFVADEKTRSAVLYKFAVMGEATKLLPDQVRAQYPDIPWRSIAGLRDKVIHGYIGVDYELLWETIDKKIPVVIEGLHRILKDVP; this is encoded by the coding sequence ATGAGGGAATACCGGCTCCTTCTGGAGGATATCCTCAAAGCCGCTGAAGATATCCGAAATTTTACTCAGGGCATATCCATGGAACATTTTGTCGCAGATGAGAAGACCCGGTCTGCGGTTCTGTACAAATTCGCCGTCATGGGTGAAGCGACTAAACTGTTACCGGATCAGGTCCGGGCACAATATCCCGATATCCCGTGGCGCAGCATTGCAGGACTGCGGGATAAAGTAATTCACGGATATATCGGTGTGGATTACGAGCTTCTTTGGGAGACAATTGACAAGAAAATCCCGGTTGTAATCGAAGGTCTTCATCGGATCCTGAAAGATGTTCCCTGA
- a CDS encoding nucleotidyltransferase family protein, translating into MNPLIVSREKKIEEFCKKWNVRELLVFGSALRADFRPESDIDIIVDFKPGSVHTLLHLAKMEEELERVFGRRIDLITRKAIEQSRNHIRKKTILSTMVPVYVA; encoded by the coding sequence ATGAATCCACTCATCGTGAGCCGGGAAAAAAAGATAGAAGAGTTCTGTAAAAAGTGGAACGTACGCGAACTCCTGGTCTTCGGCTCTGCCTTAAGGGCTGATTTCCGCCCGGAAAGTGACATTGATATCATCGTGGATTTCAAACCCGGCTCTGTGCATACCCTTCTTCATCTCGCAAAAATGGAGGAAGAACTTGAACGGGTTTTTGGCAGGCGTATCGATCTCATTACCCGCAAGGCCATAGAACAAAGCCGGAATCACATACGGAAAAAGACGATCCTTTCAACAATGGTGCCGGTCTATGTCGCGTGA